The Eubacterium maltosivorans genome includes the window TAGGAGAATTAATTATGATGAAAATAGTAAAATTAGTGGTAGGTCCAATGGCCTCCAACTGCTATATCGCCTGGGATGAGGACACAAAGGACGCGGTTATTATCGATCCGGGCTTTGAGGATGACCGCATTATGGAAACCGTGGAAAAACATGGTTTAACGGTTGATAAAATTCTGTTGACTCACGGTCATTTTGACCATATAGGCGGCCTGGAAAAAACCAAAGCTCAGACTGGAGCAAAGGTCTATATTTATGCGGATGATGCAGATGCGTTGACGTCGGCAGGTAAAAATTTGTCTACTATGGTAGGGCAGCCTATGAATCCCGGGCCGGCAGATGTATTGCTTCATGACGGGGATGAAGTGGAAATCGGCCCGAATATTAAGCTGACCACTATTCATACACCGGGGCACACTGTAGGGAGCTGTTGCTTTGTGGGCGAGGATGTGATCTTTTCAGGAGATACTCTGTTTGAAGGCTCTATTGGAAGAACCGATTTTCCAGGCGGAAGCTATGAAGATATGATGAAGTCATTAACCCGCCTCATGACCTACGATGACGATATGACCGTACTGCCAGGTCATGGAGAAAATACAGATATCGCCTACGAGAGAGCGCGGAATCCTTTTATCGCCAGAGGTTAACCCTTGGAGAAACTAAGTTTTACACTGGCAGACCGCCTTTATGAATATCCCTGCTTTGAGCTGTACCAGCAGTTCAGGCCCGAGATTCCTGTTGTTTTTAACGAGGTGCTCGAGAACCGTATCGACGTAGATTTTAGCGGAGAGGCACTGGTGCTCACAGCGGTGGAAAAAGGCGAAGTGGTTCTGCAAAAAGAATATGACTATCAAAAGAAACCCCTGGATAAACAATCCTTCAAAGGGTTTCTTTATCTATTTCTGTGTGAATTATTCGGGCATACTCTGGACTGGGGAACAATGACTGGCATCAAGCCGGTCAAAATGGCCCATAACTTGTTAAAAGAAGGGTTGTCACCCATACAGGTAAAACAGAACCTGATGGAAAAATACCAGGCCTCAGAAGGTAAAATTGAGCTGATAACTGGCATCGCTCAGAGAGAGATGGGGATTATTTATCCTCTGAGCCGTAAGAAGGTGAGCGTATATGTAGGAATTCCTCTGTGCATTGCCAAATGTGCCTACTGCTCCTTTATCTCAACCGTTGCGGATAAAAAACGGACTATTGTGGCAGAGTACCTGGAAAATCTGCTGTATGAGGTGCGTCTGACCGGGCATTATCTTAAAGAAAAAGGCATTGTGGCCGATACCCTGTATATCGGCGGCGGAACGCCCTCTATTTTGGATGAGACACAGCTGGAAACATTGTTGACAGCTCTTGATGAGGCGTTAGATCTGCGCTGTCTCAGAGAATACACCTTTGAAGCCGGACGGCCCGAAACCACAAACCGCCGGAAACTGGAAATACTCAAAGCACACGGTGTAGATCGAGTCTGTCTTAATCCTCAGACCATGAATGCAGATACACTGACGGCGGTAAACCGAAATTATCCGCCTCAGGCTATTTTAGAGGCATATGACACTATCCGCCATGTGGGTTTTGAGAGTGTAAATATGGATTTGATTTTAGGCCTGAACCGCGAAAGTGAAGAGACCTTTATGAGCTCATTGGATCAGGTCATCGCTTTGCGACCTGAAAATATCACAATACATTGTCTGGCTGTCAAAAAAGGCTCCGCCATAAAAACAGCCACTGGCCGACAGGTAGAAAATCCTTATTCAAAGGTTTTCTGTGCCGATATTCAAAAGGAACTGGGACGCAAAGGGTATCGGCCTTATTATCTGTACCGTCAGAAATACACACAGGGAAATGGTGAAAATATTGGCTACTGTCTGGAGGGAAAAGAAGGCATTTACAATATCCTCATGATGGCCGAAAAGCAGTCCATTATCGGTATTGGAGCGGGTTCTTCCGGTAAGCTTTACGTACCGGAGACCGATCGTTTTGACCGTATTTTTACTGTAAAAGACGTTAAGACCTACAACGAGCGCACAGAAAATATCATGGGAAAAAAGATGGCGCAGTATGAAGCTTTTTTCAATGATAGGGTATAAAACAAATAAAAATGGAAGTGATAAATATGATTTTTATTGAAATGACAGAAAAACACTTGAAGGAAGCCTCAAAGCTTTTTTCCCAGGCCTTTAATACACCACCCTGGAAGGACTGCTGGACGCCTGAGCGCGCGGAAAAACGCCTGGAGCTTATGCTTTCCAACAACAGTGCCAGTGCCATGGTAGCTCTCGATGACCATGAGTACATCGTCGGAATGATTTTGGGTGACTATGAGTACGAGGATACTAAAATGGCCTTCCAAATTAAGGAGTTCTGTGTAGATGTCAAGCATAAGGGAAAGGGCATTGGTACCCGCCTTCTGGATGAAATGACCGAGCATGTAAAAAAGAACGGTGTGGAGGAAATTATTCTAATGACCCTGAGAGCACCAGAAACCCACGAGTTTTATAAAAGCCTTGGCTATTCTGATGTAGATGAGTGGCTGATGACGCATAAAGAGCTGTAAATATTATACGATCTGCCCCAGGTAAAAGCGGCAGGTCTTTTTTATTCTCTTGACACAGGCGAGTATAAGTGGTACTATTTGACTAATAAAATAAAAATAGTCAAATAGAAAAAGAGGGTTAAAAATGCCAAGGCCTTATTCAGATCAGGAGCGGGCTTATATCCGCAAAAGGCTTCATGAGGAAGCTGTTTTATGCATTAAGCAGTATGGAATGCGCAAGACATCAGTCGATGAGCTAGTGCAACGGGTCAACATTCCCAAAGGTACCTTTTATTTGTTTTATCCTTCTAAGGAAATGCTTTTCTTTGAGGTTATAATGGACTTTCACGATACTGTACAGGCAGAGGTTCTAAAAGCAGCTGGAGCATTGAAGGGCGATATGACTCCAGACGCATTGACAGATCTGCTTTTTCGGTTTTGTAAAATGGCGGACGACAGTGTCCTTGTGCCAATGATTGTGAGTGGCGATCTGGAACTGCTCATGCGCAGGCTGCCCGACGAAGTGGTAGCAGCGCACCAGGCCCAGGATGATTTCAGCGTCCAACAGCTGGCAGCTATGCTGCCAGAAGCGGAGGGAAAAAATCTCGAGCTGTTTAGTGCCGCTTTAAGAGCAGTATTTTTACTGCTGCTGCATAAAAGAGAGATTGGCGCCCCAATGTTTGACGATGTGCTGAAAATGCTGCTGCGCGGTGTGTCAATTCAGCTTTTTGAGGAGAAAAAATGATTAAAGCAGAAAATCTAAGCTTTAGCTATACGCAGGTCCCCTTTATCAGGTCAATCAGCTTTGAGGTGGATAGAGGCGAGATTTTTGGTTTTTTAGGGCCGTCCGGCGCAGGGAAAAGCACACTGCAGAAAATCCTGACTGGTATTCTGCCCGGCTATAGCGGCAGCGCCGTGGTCAGCGGGAAAGAGGTTCGGAATCACGGCAACAGCTTTTATGAGCAGATCGGGGTGGATTTTGAGTTTCCAAGTTTTTATGAAAAAATGACCGCACGTGAGAACCTTGCCTTTTTTGGCTCTCTTTATAGAGGTCCGCTGCTGCCGATTGAGAAGCTTTTAGAAAGTGTTGGGCTGGAAAAGGACGGGGATAAAAAAGTATCGGCTTTTTCAAAAGGGATGAAGTCACGCCTGAATTTCGTCAAAGCTATCCGTCATAATCCAGATATTCTGTTTTTAGATGAACCTACAAGCGGCCTCGACCCGGTGAGCAGCAACCGTATGAAGAATCTGATCAGAGAGCAGCGTAGTCAGGGAAAAGCGATTATACTGACGACCCACAATATGGAGGATGCCACAGAGCTTTGCGACCGAGTCGCATTTATCGTCGATGGCGAGATGAAAGCAGTGGATACGCCGCACCGTCTGATTATGTCAAAAGGCGCTGCGAGAGTTACCTATTCTTATATGGACGGTGGGGAGAAAAGTGTATCCTGCCCTCTCGAGGCACTGTCCGAGGATATTTTGCTTGCCTGGCTGATCAGCAACAACCGCCTGCTGTCTATACACAGCAGTGAGCCGACTCTCAACGATATTTTTATTGAAATGACAGGGAGGGCGCTGCAATGAGAATCGCAGGTCTTTTAAAAGGTGACATCTGCCAGCAATGGAAATACGGCTTTTATGGATTATACCTGATTCTGACTGTGATCTATGCGGGCGTGTTGTCTATAATGCCTCCGGATTGGAAGGTGCCTGGCACTGCATTAATTATTTTTTCTGACCCTGCGGCGCTGGGGCTGTTCTTTATGGGTGCGGTCATTCTTCTGGAAAGGAGCCAGCGTGTGCTGGAATCCCTGGCTGTTTCACCGGTTCGCTCAGAGGAGTATATTGTTTCAAAGGCATTATCGCTGTCACTGATCGGCACCTTGGCCGCGGCTGTGCTGGGTGTGGTAGGCGGCAGCCCGAGCCTGCCTCTTCTATGTATCGGCACATTTACAGGCGCGATGCTTTTCAGTATGGTGGGCCTGACGGCAGGCGCCAGAATTTCTACGCTTAATCAGTTTATACTGGTAACGGTTCCTGTTGAGCTGCTGATTTTTGGCCCTGCGATTTTATGGGTAGCTGGTTACCAGCCCTGGCTGCTCGGTCTGCACCCTGGTGTGGCGGTTTATCAGCTCATAAGCGGCAGTGTTCACTGGACGGCTCTCAGCCTGCTTTTGTGGCTGGCAATGGCATTTTTTGCGGCGCGAACCGCTTATATAAAGATGACCAGACATCTTGGAGGTGTGACGTTATGAGAGCACTGAACCGTTCGTTTTGTTACTTTATTCGCCAGATCGCAGCGGACAAGATGCTGGTTATGGTTTGCGCAGCCCCGCTGCTCTGCGGAGCTTTTTTCCAGTTTGGGATTCCGGCGATGGAGCCATTGTTTATAAAATGGTTTGGCTTTGGTCTTGGGCCCTATTATTTATTGCTGGATCTGTTCCTTTCCGGGATCACTCCTTACATGCTTTGCTTTGTATCGGCTATGGTTATTCTGACCGAAGCTGACAGTCATATGAGTGTCTATCTCTGCGTTACACCAATCGGTAAAAAAGGATATCTGGCGTCACGGCTGTTTTTTCCCGCTGTGCTTTCCGGGCTGGTATCTTTTTGCGTTCTAACGGCTTTCAGGCTCTCGGTTGATTCAGCCCTTATAACGGCCGGTCTGTCCCTGCAGTCTGCAGTTTTGGGAATGCTGACAGCCATGCTCATTATCAGTCTCGCCTCCAACAAAGTGGAGGGTATGGCAATCAGCAAGCTTTCGGGTCTGATACTGTTTGGTATGGTAATCCCTTTTGTGCTCAAAGGAAGCGGGAAATATGTTTTTGGCTTATTGCCATCTTTCTGGATTGCTCAGTGGGCCATAACGCCAGGCTTTGGTGCTATTCTTCTGTTTTCAGGGACATCTGTCCTCTGGTTTTTTGTGTTGTGGCGCCGTTTTTCATTAAAGCTGACCTAGAACAGGAGCCCAAAAACTTGAAATTTTCCCTGTTTGGTGGTATCCTAAGAGCAATACTTGGCATCACAGATAAGATGAATACCAGGGAGAGGTGGTAAGGATGAAAAAATCGGTAATTGAGGCAATGAAAGCCCGCCGTTCAATACGCAGCTATAGCAAGCGTCCCATGCACCACGCAGCAGAAGGGCAGCTTCAGGACTATCTGCGGCACATAGAGCATCCCTTTGATGCACGAATAAGAGTAGAATTAATTAAAAGCGGTGAATACCCCGGTAACCACCGACTTGGTACCTATGGGGTCATTAAAAACGCGCAGGCATTTTTTGCTGTATGCTGTGACCGGAGTGATTTTGCGGAGGAAGCCGTTGGATATGCCTTTGAAAAAGTTGTGCTTAAAAGCACGCAGCTGGGATTGGGAACCTGCTGGATCGGCGGAACCTTTAACAAAGGTGCCTTTGCCGATGCAGTTCAGCTGAAGGCAGACGAAATGCTGCCCATTGTATCGCCGGTCGGTCAGGCGTCTGCCAAACCGTCCATGGTTTCCAAAACCATGAGCAGGGTAACCAAGCAGCGCTCCAGGAAGCCGTTTGAGACTATCTTTTTTACAGACAACTGGAATATTCCGCTCACCTTAAAAAGCGCAGGTGAATTTGGCATTCCCCTTGAAATGGTGCGTCTGGCCCCATCCTCAAGAAACTGCCAGCCGTGGCGGGTGCTCATTGCACCTGAGGGCGCGCACTTTTACCGTATGGCGCCGCGCAGCATGAACCGTATTGATCTTGGTATTGCCCTGTGCCATTTTGATCTGGCCTGTCAGGAGCTTGGTATTGCCGGAGAGCTGAAAGTCATGCCGGACGCCGTTGTACATACACCTGAAAATGGATTCTATACCATGTCTTGGATGAGAAAGGAAGTGTAACGATGTCACAATTGGAAAAGCTGCCGAATATTGGAAAAGTGGTTGCTGGAGAACTGGAGGCAGTCGGAATTGATACCCCGGAAAAGCTACGGGCAGCGGGAACGAAGGAAGCTTTTTTAAGATTAAAGCAGAATGATCCCAACTCCTGTCTGCATAAGCTTATGGGACTGGAAGGCGCGATTCAGGGCGTTCGGAAGTATGATTTGCCCGATGAGGTAAAACAGGAGCTTAAGGATTGGTTTAACAGCCTTTAGGGTATCTGTTTAAAATATAAAAATAAGAGCCGCGGGACTTTTGATATGATCCCCCTTAAGTAGACAAGGTAAATAACCAAAATCTACTTAGGGGGGATTTTATGTATAGAAAATATACATCTGAAGAAAAATTGAATATTGTGGAGGGATATCTGAATGGGCTTTTTTCCTTGGAAGAAAAAGCCCATGAGTTAGGATATAAGTCAGCACCGGGGTGCTTTAAACGATGGGTACGGCAGTATCAAGAGCAAGGAGCAGAGGGACTCTTGTGTTCGGCAGGTAATAAATCTTATACAGCAGAATTCAAAACAATGGTGGTTGAAGAGTATCTTTCTGGAAAAGGCTCCGCAGTTGAACTTGCCGCAAAACACAAAATTAGTACAGCAGATGTTTTGTTGCATTGGGTTTCGTTGTATAATGCCAATAGAAAGCTTAAGGATTATAATCCTAAGAGGGAGGTCTATATGGCAGAAGCACGGAGAAAAACAACTTTGGAAGAACGAGAAGCAATTGTTAAATACTGCATTGTCCATGATAGAGATTACAAAGAAACCGCTTCTTTGTTTGATGTTTCATACAGCCAGGTTTACTCCTGGGTGAAAAAATATGATGCTAATGGTGAAACTGGTTTGGTTGATCGGCGCGGGCACCATAAAGCAGATGACGAAGTGGATGAACTGGAACGGCTGCGCCGAGAAAATATACGGCTCAAAAGCCAGCTTGAAGAAAAGGATATGGCAGTGGAACTGTTAAAAAAAGCGAAAGAATTCGAAAGGATGTGAGATTTGGAAAACAACGCTTCGAATCGAAATATATGGCGATTCAATATTTTATTGAAAAAAAACAATGGAGCATCAACTGGATGTGCAGACAGTTGGAAATTTCACGCGCAGCTTATTACAAATGGCTGCACCGCTCAGTTCCTGAACGGGAGGCAGAGAATTTAAAGCTGGCAGAATTGATAAAAGAGTACGATGAACGTTTTTGCCGCATCTTAGGCTACCGGAGAATGACAAGTTGGATAAACCATTTCAATCATACGAACTATAGCAAGAACCGGATTCATAGGATTATGAAGAAACTTGGAATACATTCTGTTATTAGAAAAAAGAAGAAAACATACCATTCTTCCAAGCCGGAAGCTACTGCTGAAAATAAGCTCAAAAGAGATTTCAATGCAGGAAAACCTAATGAAAAATGGGCTAGGGATATAACAGAATTTAAAATTCCCGAAACCGGAAAGAAGTTGTATCTCAGCGCCATATTTGACCTTTATGACCGTTATCCAGTAGCTTATGTTATCAGCTGGAGAAATGACAACAAGCTTGTATTTGATACATATGACAAAGCAGTGGAACAGAATCCGGAAGCCAGACCACTCTTTCACAGCGACAGAGGCTATCAGTATACGAGCAAGGTATTCCAGACAAAGCTTCAAGAACAGGGAATGGCTCAATCCATGTCACGTGTCGGACACTGTATTGATAATGGACCCACAGAAGGCTTGTGGGGAATTATCA containing:
- a CDS encoding TfoX/Sxy family protein, which codes for MSQLEKLPNIGKVVAGELEAVGIDTPEKLRAAGTKEAFLRLKQNDPNSCLHKLMGLEGAIQGVRKYDLPDEVKQELKDWFNSL
- a CDS encoding MBL fold metallo-hydrolase, which gives rise to MMKIVKLVVGPMASNCYIAWDEDTKDAVIIDPGFEDDRIMETVEKHGLTVDKILLTHGHFDHIGGLEKTKAQTGAKVYIYADDADALTSAGKNLSTMVGQPMNPGPADVLLHDGDEVEIGPNIKLTTIHTPGHTVGSCCFVGEDVIFSGDTLFEGSIGRTDFPGGSYEDMMKSLTRLMTYDDDMTVLPGHGENTDIAYERARNPFIARG
- a CDS encoding ABC transporter ATP-binding protein, which codes for MIKAENLSFSYTQVPFIRSISFEVDRGEIFGFLGPSGAGKSTLQKILTGILPGYSGSAVVSGKEVRNHGNSFYEQIGVDFEFPSFYEKMTARENLAFFGSLYRGPLLPIEKLLESVGLEKDGDKKVSAFSKGMKSRLNFVKAIRHNPDILFLDEPTSGLDPVSSNRMKNLIREQRSQGKAIILTTHNMEDATELCDRVAFIVDGEMKAVDTPHRLIMSKGAARVTYSYMDGGEKSVSCPLEALSEDILLAWLISNNRLLSIHSSEPTLNDIFIEMTGRALQ
- a CDS encoding helix-turn-helix domain-containing protein, translated to MYRKYTSEEKLNIVEGYLNGLFSLEEKAHELGYKSAPGCFKRWVRQYQEQGAEGLLCSAGNKSYTAEFKTMVVEEYLSGKGSAVELAAKHKISTADVLLHWVSLYNANRKLKDYNPKREVYMAEARRKTTLEEREAIVKYCIVHDRDYKETASLFDVSYSQVYSWVKKYDANGETGLVDRRGHHKADDEVDELERLRRENIRLKSQLEEKDMAVELLKKAKEFERM
- a CDS encoding TetR/AcrR family transcriptional regulator, coding for MPRPYSDQERAYIRKRLHEEAVLCIKQYGMRKTSVDELVQRVNIPKGTFYLFYPSKEMLFFEVIMDFHDTVQAEVLKAAGALKGDMTPDALTDLLFRFCKMADDSVLVPMIVSGDLELLMRRLPDEVVAAHQAQDDFSVQQLAAMLPEAEGKNLELFSAALRAVFLLLLHKREIGAPMFDDVLKMLLRGVSIQLFEEKK
- a CDS encoding GNAT family N-acetyltransferase, producing MIFIEMTEKHLKEASKLFSQAFNTPPWKDCWTPERAEKRLELMLSNNSASAMVALDDHEYIVGMILGDYEYEDTKMAFQIKEFCVDVKHKGKGIGTRLLDEMTEHVKKNGVEEIILMTLRAPETHEFYKSLGYSDVDEWLMTHKEL
- the hemZ gene encoding coproporphyrinogen dehydrogenase HemZ — its product is MEKLSFTLADRLYEYPCFELYQQFRPEIPVVFNEVLENRIDVDFSGEALVLTAVEKGEVVLQKEYDYQKKPLDKQSFKGFLYLFLCELFGHTLDWGTMTGIKPVKMAHNLLKEGLSPIQVKQNLMEKYQASEGKIELITGIAQREMGIIYPLSRKKVSVYVGIPLCIAKCAYCSFISTVADKKRTIVAEYLENLLYEVRLTGHYLKEKGIVADTLYIGGGTPSILDETQLETLLTALDEALDLRCLREYTFEAGRPETTNRRKLEILKAHGVDRVCLNPQTMNADTLTAVNRNYPPQAILEAYDTIRHVGFESVNMDLILGLNRESEETFMSSLDQVIALRPENITIHCLAVKKGSAIKTATGRQVENPYSKVFCADIQKELGRKGYRPYYLYRQKYTQGNGENIGYCLEGKEGIYNILMMAEKQSIIGIGAGSSGKLYVPETDRFDRIFTVKDVKTYNERTENIMGKKMAQYEAFFNDRV
- a CDS encoding ABC transporter permease, which translates into the protein MRIAGLLKGDICQQWKYGFYGLYLILTVIYAGVLSIMPPDWKVPGTALIIFSDPAALGLFFMGAVILLERSQRVLESLAVSPVRSEEYIVSKALSLSLIGTLAAAVLGVVGGSPSLPLLCIGTFTGAMLFSMVGLTAGARISTLNQFILVTVPVELLIFGPAILWVAGYQPWLLGLHPGVAVYQLISGSVHWTALSLLLWLAMAFFAARTAYIKMTRHLGGVTL
- a CDS encoding nitroreductase family protein; the encoded protein is MKKSVIEAMKARRSIRSYSKRPMHHAAEGQLQDYLRHIEHPFDARIRVELIKSGEYPGNHRLGTYGVIKNAQAFFAVCCDRSDFAEEAVGYAFEKVVLKSTQLGLGTCWIGGTFNKGAFADAVQLKADEMLPIVSPVGQASAKPSMVSKTMSRVTKQRSRKPFETIFFTDNWNIPLTLKSAGEFGIPLEMVRLAPSSRNCQPWRVLIAPEGAHFYRMAPRSMNRIDLGIALCHFDLACQELGIAGELKVMPDAVVHTPENGFYTMSWMRKEV
- a CDS encoding IS3 family transposase, with amino-acid sequence MRFGKQRFESKYMAIQYFIEKKQWSINWMCRQLEISRAAYYKWLHRSVPEREAENLKLAELIKEYDERFCRILGYRRMTSWINHFNHTNYSKNRIHRIMKKLGIHSVIRKKKKTYHSSKPEATAENKLKRDFNAGKPNEKWARDITEFKIPETGKKLYLSAIFDLYDRYPVAYVISWRNDNKLVFDTYDKAVEQNPEARPLFHSDRGYQYTSKVFQTKLQEQGMAQSMSRVGHCIDNGPTEGLWGIIKSEMYCMYKITDEGSLYSAIHGYMKFYANERPQDRFHCKTPSEVRREALASEAAIQYPISENKRLEAYKAKWCA